A part of Bosea sp. (in: a-proteobacteria) genomic DNA contains:
- a CDS encoding Ldh family oxidoreductase, with the protein MTTLSIPDAIAHVAALFTQAGVSPANARSVATALVMAEADGLKGHGLSRVPSYLAMARNGKIDGKAVPVATQPRPGVLAIDARDGFAYPAIDLAIDRLPAVARAQGVAIAPISRSSHCGAAGLHVEKLADAGLVALLFANTPGAMAPWGGSRPVFGTNPIAFAAPLQGREPVVIDMALSKVARGPIIAARQKGESIPEGWALDAGGKPTTDPAQALAGTMVPLGDAKGATLAMMVEILAAALVGANFAFEASSFMDDKGGPSRTGQLILAIDPVAMGGDGFAARMVALAAAIERQPGTRLPGSRRALLRMKSENDGMKMPEFD; encoded by the coding sequence ATGACCACGCTTTCGATCCCCGACGCCATCGCCCATGTCGCAGCCCTCTTCACGCAGGCCGGCGTGTCCCCCGCCAATGCACGCTCCGTGGCGACGGCGCTGGTCATGGCCGAGGCTGACGGCCTCAAGGGTCACGGCCTTTCGCGCGTGCCGAGCTATCTCGCCATGGCCCGCAACGGCAAGATCGACGGCAAGGCCGTGCCGGTGGCGACCCAGCCCCGGCCCGGCGTGCTCGCCATCGATGCCAGGGACGGCTTCGCCTATCCGGCCATCGATCTCGCCATCGACCGGCTGCCGGCCGTTGCCCGCGCGCAGGGCGTCGCCATCGCCCCGATCAGCCGATCGAGCCATTGCGGCGCGGCCGGCCTGCATGTCGAGAAGCTGGCCGATGCTGGCCTCGTGGCCCTGCTCTTCGCCAACACGCCGGGCGCGATGGCGCCCTGGGGCGGCTCGCGCCCCGTCTTCGGCACCAACCCCATCGCCTTCGCCGCGCCACTTCAGGGCCGCGAGCCCGTGGTCATCGACATGGCGCTGTCCAAGGTGGCGCGCGGGCCGATCATCGCGGCCAGGCAGAAGGGCGAGAGCATCCCCGAAGGATGGGCTCTCGACGCCGGCGGCAAACCCACCACCGATCCGGCCCAGGCGCTGGCGGGCACCATGGTGCCGCTCGGCGACGCCAAGGGCGCCACGCTCGCCATGATGGTCGAGATCCTCGCCGCCGCGCTGGTGGGCGCGAACTTCGCCTTCGAGGCCTCGTCCTTCATGGATGACAAGGGCGGCCCGTCCCGCACCGGCCAGCTGATCCTCGCCATCGATCCCGTCGCCATGGGCGGCGACGGGTTCGCCGCGCGGATGGTTGCGCTCGCCGCAGCGATCGAGAGGCAGCCCGGCACGCGCCTTCCCGGCTCACGACGCGCGTTATTGCGTATGAAATCCGAAAATGACGGCATGAAAATGCCGGAATTTGACTAA
- a CDS encoding DUF2336 domain-containing protein — protein MTESSAVMGELKVSLAAAGEGRRDDILVKIADLFEGVSHLLDEGSVDTFGLIFVSLIPVCSEQAKAHLSDAIAPNPRAPGVVIRHLAFDDSILVARPVIRLSPLLLDEHLLALATVKSPAHLLAMCERASLASRVTDVILSRANGEIMVALAANAGARFSERGRMKLAEAALDDGGLYDVVVKREDLANGLEAGDGAGLWQGQPTPAGFIPSAHMPAAHEGDEWPAPQPADALRAGSGPQVPETDRLLRELLAEDKIDAAIGALAHKLGFNVQPVAKAFSLDIHGGFLTYARAVPLTWDTTLRFLMKRYAAGHVTPRLERSQADFQRLAVDDARRVASLLAEHGSRPT, from the coding sequence ATGACCGAATCATCGGCAGTCATGGGCGAACTGAAGGTTAGCCTCGCCGCGGCTGGCGAAGGGCGGCGCGACGACATCCTCGTCAAGATCGCAGATCTGTTCGAGGGCGTGTCGCATCTGCTCGATGAGGGCAGCGTCGACACCTTCGGCTTGATCTTCGTGTCCCTCATCCCGGTCTGCTCGGAGCAGGCCAAGGCGCATCTTTCGGACGCCATCGCGCCTAACCCGCGCGCGCCCGGCGTGGTGATCCGGCACCTCGCCTTCGATGATTCCATTCTCGTCGCCCGGCCGGTGATCCGGCTGTCGCCGCTGTTGCTCGACGAGCACCTTCTGGCCCTCGCCACGGTGAAGAGCCCGGCCCATCTGCTCGCCATGTGCGAGCGCGCCAGCCTGGCCAGCCGCGTCACAGACGTCATCCTTTCGCGCGCAAACGGCGAGATCATGGTGGCGCTGGCCGCCAATGCCGGCGCCCGGTTCTCCGAGCGCGGTCGCATGAAGCTCGCCGAGGCAGCGCTTGATGATGGCGGGCTTTATGATGTGGTCGTGAAGCGCGAGGACCTCGCCAATGGGCTGGAGGCTGGCGATGGAGCCGGCCTCTGGCAGGGTCAGCCCACGCCTGCTGGGTTCATCCCATCGGCGCACATGCCGGCGGCGCATGAGGGCGACGAATGGCCCGCCCCTCAGCCGGCAGACGCCCTGCGCGCAGGCTCTGGCCCTCAAGTGCCGGAAACCGACCGGCTGCTGCGCGAATTGCTGGCCGAGGACAAGATCGACGCCGCGATTGGCGCGCTGGCCCATAAGCTTGGCTTCAACGTCCAGCCGGTCGCCAAGGCCTTCTCTCTCGACATCCATGGCGGCTTCCTCACCTACGCGCGGGCCGTGCCGCTGACCTGGGACACGACCTTGCGCTTCCTGATGAAGCGCTATGCGGCAGGACATGTGACCCCGCGCCTCGAGCGCTCGCAGGCCGATTTCCAGCGCCTGGCTGTCGATGATGCGCGGCGGGTTGCCTCGCTGCTGGCCGAACACGGCTCCAGGCCGACCTGA
- the ade gene encoding adenine deaminase, which produces MISPGTLASRIAAGTGDARADLVITNARLFCLVSGALIDTDIAIMGDTIVGTHGRYQGHRSIDAAGRIAVPGFIDTHCHVESSLITPFEFERCVLPHGVTTAICDPHEIANVLGADGIRYFLACAERMVMDLRVQLSSCVPATHLETAGAALSAADLVPFMDHPKVIGLAEFMNFPGVLHRDPGCLDKLSAFSERHVDGHAPLLRGLRLNGYLAAGIRTDHETTNADEAREKLAKGMHILIREGSVSKDLHALLELIDRDTSPFLAFCTDDRNPLDIAEEGHIDYMIRTAIAHGRDPLAVYRTATLSAARAFGLSDRGFIGPGKRADIVLLDDLADCRVSLTLAGGKLATDEAFAARGPVASVGKGSVRSRKLVAHDFHVAAASGETSVIGVVPGKIITEHLKRSLPTSSVVPDGAGGAGDHSRSLAAIDLAQDIVKVSVIERHGRTNGIATGFVHGFGMKRGAIASSVGHDSHNLCVVGVDEASMAAAANRLVALGGGFCVADEGAVLAELALPIAGLMSDGSFEQVHDALIPLRAAAQALGVALAEPFLQVAFLTLPVIPHLKITDKGLVDVDRFALVEAGPG; this is translated from the coding sequence ATGATCTCGCCTGGCACCCTCGCTTCCCGCATCGCGGCCGGCACGGGCGATGCGCGCGCCGATCTCGTCATCACGAATGCGCGGCTCTTCTGCCTCGTTTCGGGCGCGCTGATCGACACCGACATCGCCATCATGGGCGACACCATCGTTGGCACGCATGGGCGCTATCAGGGCCACCGCAGCATCGACGCCGCGGGCCGCATTGCCGTGCCGGGCTTCATCGACACGCATTGCCATGTCGAATCGTCGCTCATCACGCCCTTTGAATTCGAACGCTGCGTGCTGCCGCACGGGGTCACCACGGCCATCTGCGATCCGCACGAGATCGCCAACGTGCTGGGCGCTGACGGCATCCGTTATTTCCTCGCCTGCGCCGAGCGGATGGTGATGGATCTGCGCGTGCAGCTCTCGTCCTGCGTGCCCGCCACGCATCTCGAGACGGCCGGCGCAGCGCTCTCGGCGGCCGACCTGGTGCCGTTCATGGATCATCCCAAGGTCATCGGGCTGGCCGAGTTCATGAATTTTCCGGGCGTGCTTCACCGTGATCCGGGCTGCCTCGACAAGCTGAGCGCCTTCTCGGAACGGCACGTCGACGGCCACGCGCCGCTGCTGCGCGGGCTGCGGCTCAACGGCTACCTCGCCGCCGGCATCCGCACGGACCACGAGACGACGAACGCCGACGAGGCGCGCGAGAAGCTCGCCAAGGGCATGCACATCCTGATCCGCGAGGGCTCCGTCTCGAAGGACCTGCACGCGCTGCTGGAGCTGATCGACAGGGACACCTCGCCGTTCCTCGCCTTCTGCACCGATGACCGCAACCCGCTCGACATCGCCGAGGAAGGCCATATCGACTACATGATCCGCACGGCCATCGCCCATGGCCGCGATCCGCTCGCGGTCTACCGCACGGCCACGCTCTCGGCGGCACGGGCCTTCGGGCTGAGCGACCGGGGCTTCATCGGGCCGGGCAAGCGCGCCGACATCGTGCTGCTCGACGATCTCGCCGACTGCCGCGTCTCGCTCACGCTGGCTGGCGGGAAGCTGGCGACAGACGAAGCCTTCGCGGCGCGAGGGCCGGTGGCCAGCGTCGGCAAGGGCAGCGTCAGGTCACGCAAGCTCGTCGCGCATGACTTCCATGTCGCGGCAGCCAGCGGAGAGACATCCGTCATCGGCGTCGTGCCAGGCAAGATCATCACGGAGCATCTGAAACGCTCGCTGCCAACCAGCAGCGTCGTCCCGGATGGCGCCGGAGGCGCCGGGGATCACAGCCGGAGCCTTGCCGCAATCGACCTGGCGCAGGACATCGTCAAGGTCAGCGTCATCGAGCGGCATGGCAGGACCAACGGCATCGCGACGGGCTTCGTGCACGGCTTCGGCATGAAGCGTGGCGCCATTGCCTCGTCGGTGGGCCATGACAGCCATAATCTGTGCGTGGTCGGCGTGGACGAGGCCTCGATGGCGGCGGCGGCGAACCGGCTTGTCGCACTCGGCGGCGGATTCTGCGTGGCGGATGAAGGCGCTGTGCTGGCCGAACTCGCCCTGCCCATAGCCGGCCTGATGAGCGATGGCAGCTTCGAGCAGGTGCATGACGCGCTGATCCCGCTGCGCGCCGCCGCCCAAGCCCTCGGCGTGGCGCTGGCCGAACCCTTCCTTCAGGTGGCGTTCCTGACCTTGCCGGTGATCCCGCACCTCAAGATCACCGACAAGGGGCTGGTGGACGTGGACCGCTTCGCGCTGGTGGAGGCCGGGCCGGGGTGA
- the xdhA gene encoding xanthine dehydrogenase small subunit, which translates to MRKAIRFVHRGRLVALGAFSPRRSVLDWLREDMRLTGAKEGCAEGDCGACTAVIGRLKQGRLVYEPVNTCILLLGQLDGCELITIDDLARDGALHPVQAAMVTHHGSQCGFCTPGIVMSLFALYHEGARPVTREAICDALAGNLCRCTGYRPIVDAAFDACAAEAADRFVAARAATEAMLAALATDAATVMVGPGAADEGFFAIPRTQGALAALYAQHPDATLLAGATDVGLWITKALMDLPKIIWLGRIDGFDAITDQDGELRIGAGVSHADAHARLAAIDPDLGEVMRRFGSAQVRASGTVGGNIANGSPIGDLAPCFIALGASVELRRGDEVRTLPLEDFFIAYRRQDRREAEYVSAVIVPKLGEGQQFRAFKVSKRFDEDISAVMGAFCLTLADGRIAGARIAFGGMAGTPKRAPATEAALRDVSVSDEAGWAAALASITEDYQPLTDQRATSAYRTTVARNLLLKALSEVAGQDGMRLIAQRLEAAG; encoded by the coding sequence TTGCGAAAAGCCATCCGCTTCGTGCATCGCGGCCGGCTGGTCGCGCTGGGGGCCTTTTCGCCGCGCCGATCGGTGCTGGATTGGCTGCGCGAGGACATGCGCCTCACCGGCGCCAAGGAGGGCTGCGCGGAGGGCGATTGCGGCGCCTGCACGGCCGTGATCGGCCGGCTGAAGCAGGGCCGCCTCGTCTATGAGCCGGTCAACACCTGCATCCTGCTGCTCGGCCAGCTCGATGGCTGCGAGCTCATAACCATCGATGACCTTGCCCGGGATGGTGCGCTTCATCCGGTGCAGGCGGCGATGGTCACGCATCATGGCTCGCAATGCGGCTTCTGCACTCCCGGCATCGTGATGAGCCTGTTCGCGCTGTATCATGAGGGCGCGCGCCCCGTGACGCGCGAGGCGATCTGCGACGCGCTGGCGGGCAATCTGTGCCGCTGCACCGGCTATCGTCCGATTGTGGACGCTGCCTTCGATGCCTGCGCGGCCGAGGCGGCAGACCGCTTCGTGGCCGCGCGCGCCGCCACAGAAGCCATGCTGGCCGCGCTGGCGACGGACGCCGCCACGGTGATGGTGGGCCCTGGCGCTGCGGATGAAGGCTTCTTCGCCATTCCGCGCACACAGGGCGCGCTGGCGGCGCTCTACGCGCAGCACCCTGACGCGACGCTGCTCGCCGGAGCCACGGATGTCGGGCTGTGGATCACCAAGGCGCTCATGGATCTGCCGAAGATCATCTGGCTCGGACGGATCGACGGCTTCGATGCCATCACCGATCAGGATGGCGAACTGCGGATCGGTGCCGGCGTCAGCCATGCGGATGCCCACGCCAGGCTCGCCGCCATCGACCCGGACCTTGGCGAGGTGATGCGCCGCTTCGGCTCCGCTCAGGTGCGGGCGTCGGGCACTGTGGGCGGCAACATCGCCAATGGCTCGCCCATCGGCGATCTCGCCCCCTGCTTCATCGCGCTCGGCGCGAGTGTCGAGCTTCGGCGGGGTGACGAGGTCCGCACGCTGCCGCTCGAGGATTTCTTCATTGCCTATCGCAGGCAGGACCGCCGCGAGGCGGAGTATGTCAGCGCCGTCATCGTGCCGAAACTGGGCGAGGGGCAGCAATTTCGCGCGTTCAAGGTGTCCAAACGCTTCGACGAGGACATTTCGGCCGTCATGGGCGCCTTCTGCCTGACACTCGCGGATGGCCGCATCGCCGGCGCGCGCATCGCCTTCGGCGGCATGGCCGGCACACCGAAAAGGGCCCCGGCGACAGAGGCCGCGCTCAGGGACGTGTCGGTCTCGGACGAAGCCGGCTGGGCAGCCGCGCTCGCTTCCATCACGGAGGATTACCAGCCGCTCACCGACCAGCGCGCCACCAGCGCATACCGCACCACCGTGGCGCGCAACCTCCTGCTGAAAGCGTTGAGCGAGGTCGCGGGCCAAGACGGAATGCGGCTGATCGCGCAAAGGCTTGAGGCGGCAGGATGA
- the xdhB gene encoding xanthine dehydrogenase molybdopterin binding subunit, with translation MNASIRTIAGAPPEPLRHVHQPLAHDSATLHVQGSAAYVDDLREPEGTLHLACGLSPVARGNLKAMDLSPVLAHPGVVAVFTAEDVPGVNDVSPSIGGDPMFAERRVLFHGQVLFAVAATTRDAARRAARLARIEIDPETPLVTVDDAGPTGEKVLDDYSFERGDIEGALANAQHRVEGVFRIGGQEHFYLEGQAAFAIPREDGEVLVHSSTQHPTEVQHVVAKVLGLPDAFVICEVRRMGGGFGGKESQATQWAAIVALAAHKLKRPCKIRLDRDDDFATTGKRHDFRCDYRIGFDGDGRIEAYDVDYLARCGYSADLSQGVVDRAMFHSDSSYWLPVTRINTRRLRTNTVSNTAFRGFGGPQGMLMAERMIDEIAWALGRDPLDVRYANLYRPGEDVTPYGQTVTELDTMHALIRELEARADYRARRNEVAAFNEASRHIKRGLALTPVKFGISFTLKALNQAGALVHVYQDGSIQLNHGGTEMGQGLYQKVAQVVAECFGVDIARVRITATTTEKVPNTGPTAASSGTDLNARAALNAAEAIRGRMADHAASLWGCEASEIAFRDDRVFHANESMGFGELARKAHLDRVHLSHAGFYATPGITWDRAKKHGNPFLYYAFGAACAEAEIDTLTGENRLRRVDILHDVGKSLNPAIDIGQIEGGFVQGMGWLTTEELVFDARGKLLTHAPATYKIPVASDVPADFRVALYPNANRADVVHASKAVGEPPVMLANAVFSALADAVHALNPSARVPLDAPATPEAILRACEAVRGRPMGGAR, from the coding sequence ATGAATGCCAGCATCCGCACCATTGCCGGTGCGCCGCCCGAGCCGCTGCGCCATGTGCACCAGCCGCTTGCCCATGACAGCGCCACGCTGCATGTGCAGGGCTCCGCGGCCTATGTCGACGATCTGCGCGAGCCGGAGGGCACGCTGCATCTCGCCTGCGGGCTCTCGCCCGTGGCGCGCGGCAACCTCAAGGCCATGGATCTGTCCCCCGTGCTGGCACATCCCGGCGTCGTCGCTGTGTTCACCGCCGAGGATGTGCCGGGCGTCAACGACGTCTCGCCCTCGATCGGGGGTGATCCCATGTTCGCCGAGCGCCGCGTGCTGTTCCATGGCCAGGTGCTGTTCGCCGTGGCCGCCACAACGCGGGACGCTGCCCGGCGGGCCGCCCGTCTCGCCAGGATTGAGATCGACCCCGAGACGCCGCTGGTCACCGTCGACGACGCCGGGCCGACGGGGGAGAAGGTGCTTGACGATTACAGCTTCGAGCGCGGCGACATAGAGGGCGCGCTGGCGAACGCGCAGCACAGGGTCGAGGGCGTTTTCCGCATCGGCGGGCAGGAGCATTTCTATCTTGAAGGGCAGGCCGCTTTCGCCATCCCCAGGGAGGATGGCGAGGTCCTCGTCCATTCCAGCACGCAGCACCCCACCGAGGTGCAGCATGTCGTGGCCAAGGTGCTGGGCCTGCCTGATGCCTTCGTCATCTGCGAGGTGCGGCGCATGGGCGGCGGCTTCGGCGGCAAGGAGAGCCAGGCCACGCAATGGGCCGCCATCGTGGCGCTGGCCGCGCACAAGCTCAAGCGCCCCTGCAAGATCCGGCTCGACCGGGATGATGACTTCGCCACCACAGGCAAGCGCCATGACTTCCGCTGCGATTACCGCATCGGCTTCGATGGCGATGGTCGCATCGAGGCCTATGATGTCGATTATCTTGCACGTTGCGGCTATTCGGCGGATCTGAGCCAGGGTGTGGTCGACCGCGCCATGTTCCATTCGGATTCGTCCTACTGGCTGCCGGTCACCCGCATCAACACGCGCCGGCTGCGCACCAATACGGTGAGCAACACCGCCTTCCGCGGCTTCGGCGGCCCGCAGGGGATGCTGATGGCCGAGCGGATGATCGACGAGATCGCCTGGGCCCTCGGGCGCGATCCGCTCGATGTGCGCTATGCCAATCTTTACCGGCCGGGCGAGGATGTGACGCCCTATGGGCAGACCGTGACCGAACTCGACACGATGCACGCGCTGATCCGTGAGCTGGAGGCGAGGGCCGATTACCGCGCCCGGCGCAACGAGGTGGCGGCGTTCAACGAAGCATCCCGCCACATCAAGCGAGGCCTTGCTCTCACCCCGGTGAAGTTCGGCATCTCCTTCACGCTGAAGGCGCTGAACCAGGCGGGAGCGCTGGTCCATGTCTATCAGGACGGCTCGATCCAGCTGAACCATGGCGGCACCGAGATGGGGCAGGGGCTCTACCAGAAGGTGGCCCAGGTTGTGGCCGAGTGCTTTGGCGTCGATATCGCCCGCGTGCGCATCACCGCCACCACCACCGAGAAGGTGCCGAACACCGGCCCCACGGCTGCGTCATCGGGCACCGATCTCAACGCCCGCGCGGCGCTGAACGCCGCCGAGGCGATCAGGGGCCGGATGGCGGACCATGCAGCCTCGCTCTGGGGCTGCGAGGCGTCGGAGATCGCCTTCCGTGATGACCGCGTCTTCCATGCCAACGAGTCGATGGGTTTTGGCGAACTCGCCAGGAAGGCGCATCTCGACCGTGTCCACCTCTCCCATGCGGGCTTCTATGCGACGCCGGGCATCACCTGGGATCGCGCGAAGAAGCACGGCAACCCCTTCCTTTACTATGCCTTCGGCGCTGCCTGCGCCGAGGCCGAGATCGACACGCTGACGGGCGAGAACAGGCTGCGCCGCGTCGACATTCTGCACGATGTCGGAAAATCGCTGAACCCGGCCATCGACATCGGCCAGATCGAGGGCGGCTTCGTGCAGGGCATGGGCTGGCTCACCACCGAGGAGCTGGTGTTCGATGCCAGGGGCAAGCTGCTGACCCACGCGCCCGCCACCTACAAGATCCCCGTCGCCAGCGATGTGCCGGCCGATTTTCGCGTCGCGCTCTATCCCAACGCCAACCGCGCCGATGTCGTCCATGCGAGCAAGGCCGTGGGCGAGCCTCCGGTGATGCTGGCCAATGCCGTGTTTTCAGCGCTGGCCGATGCCGTCCATGCGCTGAACCCGTCCGCGCGCGTGCCGCTTGATGCGCCGGCCACGCCCGAAGCCATATTGCGCGCCTGCGAAGCGGTCAGGGGCCGGCCGATGGGAGGGGCGCGTTGA
- the xdhC gene encoding xanthine dehydrogenase accessory protein XdhC gives MTTPAALLLGRLAGIVARDGAATLVTVADTRGSAPREPGAMMAVLRDGSYLGTIGGGALEWEAQVLARQLARAGEGLTRRIDRALGPDLGQCCGGRVVLDLRVFTAADAAELARLRLEAEARDGRQPLALFGAGHVGRALALALAPLPFRLCWIDSRDDAFPPHLAANAEAMLTGDPPAAVAALPAGSFVLVLTHDHALDLAITAAALSRDDLPFVGLIGSATKRARFQRRLRELGLTEHRIAGLACPIGLPGIAGKEPAVIAASVAAQLLSVMEEHRAATRADAAIPRPRP, from the coding sequence ATGACGACACCGGCTGCCTTGTTGCTCGGGCGGCTCGCCGGCATCGTGGCGCGCGATGGCGCGGCCACGCTCGTCACTGTGGCCGACACCAGAGGTTCGGCCCCGCGCGAGCCCGGCGCGATGATGGCGGTGCTCAGGGATGGCAGCTATCTCGGCACCATCGGCGGCGGCGCGCTGGAATGGGAGGCGCAGGTTCTGGCCCGGCAACTGGCCAGGGCTGGCGAGGGCCTGACCCGGCGCATCGACCGCGCGCTGGGCCCCGACCTTGGCCAGTGCTGCGGCGGGCGCGTTGTCCTCGATCTGAGGGTGTTCACCGCGGCCGATGCGGCGGAGCTCGCGCGGCTGCGCCTTGAGGCCGAGGCGCGCGATGGCCGGCAGCCCCTCGCCCTTTTCGGCGCGGGCCATGTCGGCCGCGCGCTGGCGCTGGCATTGGCGCCGCTGCCCTTCCGCCTGTGCTGGATCGACTCGCGCGACGACGCCTTTCCCCCCCATCTGGCGGCCAATGCCGAGGCTATGCTGACCGGCGATCCGCCCGCCGCCGTGGCGGCGCTGCCGGCCGGCAGCTTCGTGCTGGTGCTGACCCATGACCATGCGCTGGATCTCGCCATCACCGCCGCGGCGCTGTCGCGCGATGATCTGCCCTTCGTGGGGCTGATCGGCTCCGCCACCAAGCGGGCGCGCTTCCAGCGCCGCCTGCGCGAACTGGGCCTCACCGAGCATCGCATCGCGGGCCTTGCGTGCCCCATCGGACTGCCCGGCATCGCAGGCAAGGAGCCCGCCGTGATCGCTGCCAGCGTTGCGGCGCAGCTTTTGTCCGTGATGGAGGAGCACCGGGCGGCAACGCGCGCTGATGCCGCCATTCCACGTCCCCGCCCATAA
- a CDS encoding transporter substrate-binding domain-containing protein, with the protein MQSFARWAAAAAFLAAGAAGVQAQAITELRLGTEGDYPPFNALNANKELVGFEIDYGNALCEKMKVKCTWVVQDWDGIIPALLAKKYDVIIAGMNATEERAKRVDFTAVYTRTPISMITAKSVTSNDMSPAALKGKAIGAQGSTIHANWLEKHYKDANIRLYPKQEDANLDLLNGRLDYIVADRLALEDFLAARGKDCCRLVGDIQRDPQIHGPGVGMAVRKEDAAIKDMLNKAIAESLADGTHARIAAKWFKFPVM; encoded by the coding sequence ATGCAATCATTCGCCAGATGGGCCGCCGCTGCGGCCTTCCTCGCTGCCGGCGCCGCGGGCGTGCAGGCGCAGGCCATCACTGAACTCAGGCTTGGCACCGAGGGCGATTATCCGCCCTTCAACGCGCTGAACGCCAACAAGGAGCTTGTCGGCTTCGAGATCGATTACGGCAACGCGCTGTGCGAGAAGATGAAGGTGAAGTGCACCTGGGTGGTGCAGGATTGGGACGGCATCATCCCTGCGCTGCTCGCCAAGAAGTACGACGTCATCATCGCCGGCATGAACGCCACCGAAGAGCGCGCCAAGCGCGTCGACTTCACCGCCGTCTACACCCGCACGCCGATCTCGATGATCACCGCCAAGTCTGTGACATCTAACGACATGTCGCCCGCCGCCCTCAAGGGCAAGGCCATCGGCGCGCAGGGCTCCACCATCCACGCAAACTGGCTGGAGAAGCACTACAAGGACGCCAACATCCGCCTCTATCCCAAGCAGGAGGATGCCAACCTCGACCTCTTGAACGGCCGCCTCGACTATATCGTGGCCGATCGCCTCGCGCTCGAGGACTTCCTCGCCGCCCGCGGCAAGGATTGCTGCCGCCTTGTGGGCGACATCCAGCGCGATCCGCAGATCCATGGCCCTGGCGTCGGCATGGCGGTGCGCAAGGAGGACGCCGCCATCAAGGACATGCTGAACAAGGCCATCGCCGAGTCCCTCGCTGACGGCACCCATGCCCGCATCGCCGCCAAGTGGTTCAAGTTCCCCGTGATGTGA
- a CDS encoding ABC transporter permease subunit (The N-terminal region of this protein, as described by TIGR01726, is a three transmembrane segment that identifies a subfamily of ABC transporter permease subunits, which specificities that include histidine, arginine, glutamine, glutamate, L-cystine (sic), the opines (in Agrobacterium) octopine and nopaline, etc.): MFSNLHYLGFGDGGWGWALLQGAGVTISIALATLPFGLGLGLVIALMARSQSAVARWFATVYTTVFRGVPELLTLYIIYFGVQIVVQRMLETIGIKGFSIHPFVAGMVALGIVLAAFSSEVWSGALNAIQKGQREAGAALGLSKAQVFRFIVFPQLMRVALPGLGNNWMVLLKETSLVSVITLQDIMFIAQRGSSNTKEPLLFFTAAALIYLFFSLISSWLFVRLERRSNRGQAAFGGQLR, from the coding sequence ATGTTCAGCAACCTCCACTATCTCGGGTTTGGCGATGGCGGCTGGGGCTGGGCTCTGCTGCAGGGGGCGGGCGTCACCATCTCGATCGCGCTGGCGACGCTGCCCTTCGGGCTGGGTCTGGGCCTCGTCATCGCGCTCATGGCGCGCTCGCAAAGCGCCGTGGCCCGCTGGTTCGCCACCGTCTACACCACGGTTTTCCGCGGTGTGCCGGAGTTGCTGACGCTCTACATCATCTATTTCGGAGTGCAGATCGTGGTCCAGCGCATGCTGGAAACCATCGGCATCAAGGGCTTCTCGATCCACCCCTTCGTGGCCGGCATGGTGGCGCTCGGCATCGTGCTCGCAGCCTTTTCGTCCGAGGTCTGGTCTGGCGCGCTCAACGCCATCCAGAAGGGCCAGCGCGAGGCCGGCGCGGCGCTGGGGCTGTCGAAGGCGCAGGTCTTCCGGTTCATCGTCTTTCCCCAGCTCATGCGCGTGGCGTTGCCGGGCCTCGGCAACAACTGGATGGTGCTGCTGAAGGAGACCTCGCTCGTCTCCGTCATCACCTTGCAGGACATCATGTTCATCGCCCAGCGCGGCTCATCCAACACCAAGGAGCCCTTGCTGTTCTTTACCGCCGCAGCGCTGATCTACCTGTTCTTCTCGCTGATCTCCTCGTGGCTCTTCGTTCGGCTTGAGCGCCGCTCCAACCGGGGCCAGGCCGCCTTCGGGGGGCAGTTGCGGTGA